In Flavobacterium sp. N1736, the following are encoded in one genomic region:
- a CDS encoding triple tyrosine motif-containing protein: protein MPHLISAQIKKIGVPFITNYNPKTYKAASENWDVLQDSKGMMFFANHFGIMQFDGVRWNIVTQPENKSMVRSLAIDKNDKIYVGAQCDFGYAVQLPNGQYKYTSLVKLLPLSARNFGDVLHTVVLNNEVIFFSNEKIFVYKNNKIKVIQSNSNFDEFFNVKSGIYILDNAKGLLQLKNDVLTPVQNGQKFAGMKIRKAFETKNGLMLLTQKNGLFIYKNDEIKPFVTEADYLLKQNQITTAILFSDGYLGIGTRQTGLIVIDSIGNLIQHINKQMGLQNEYVTNLKTDKEGNLWVTLKEGISLIQISSPLSRILDTSNSETKIYCSQIYQNKLYIATDNGLFWMDWEAYKNGKRENAHFQHISGMTENVWNVGVFGKSLLAFEKNGIYEIKGNSAQLLAKIDGAWQGINIPNHPDLLLVGGYNGMHLLKRINDSWAYQHKIKGFEESSRILVTDNDDIWLAHGYKGIYKIRFNKTFDAVSNLQFYNKDSGFPSSLFLNTFKINNEILFGTTKGVYKQDQTSKKMIPEAVFKKYLGLENHIRLLKADNQNNIWYVSGENTGKMTRQANGNFTVEELPFRKLRYLYVPGFENIQTTTSGDVFFGTQDGLIHYNVTKNKSYQSKYKAVISEVKCILPKDSLLFSSRYDVLPTTIKLDKEELFPVLSYANNALHFSFASLCYDEADATKYEYWLEGFEEKWSDWGLQTEKEYTNLPGNEYIFHVRAKNIYDVVSQEAVFKFEISPPWYKTSWAYILYLLLFGVLIYAIIKYQKNLAERDREQLILNQEKELLRNRAELNEQKLALEQENMTIMRENLEATINLKNAKVASNTVNLIHLNEILLSIKELIGQIDKKNDTNVNFSLLTKINRIIDHELQGDQHWNEFEEIFNQLHDNFMQRLKTSFPELTPRDMRLCAYLRMNFNTKEIAPLLGISVRGVEDTRYRIRKKLQLPSDANITEFILNF, encoded by the coding sequence TTGCCCCATCTTATTAGTGCCCAAATTAAAAAAATCGGGGTTCCGTTTATCACTAATTATAATCCGAAAACATATAAGGCCGCTTCAGAAAACTGGGACGTGTTGCAGGATTCTAAGGGAATGATGTTTTTTGCCAATCATTTCGGAATCATGCAGTTTGATGGCGTGCGGTGGAATATTGTGACGCAGCCCGAAAACAAAAGCATGGTTCGGTCGCTTGCCATCGATAAAAATGATAAAATTTATGTGGGCGCGCAGTGCGATTTTGGTTATGCGGTTCAGTTACCAAACGGACAATATAAATATACTTCTTTAGTAAAATTACTGCCGCTTTCGGCTAGAAATTTTGGCGATGTTTTGCACACTGTAGTTTTAAATAACGAAGTGATTTTTTTCTCGAATGAGAAGATATTTGTTTATAAAAACAACAAAATCAAAGTAATACAATCGAATTCTAATTTTGATGAATTTTTTAATGTCAAAAGCGGAATTTACATTCTGGATAATGCAAAAGGTTTATTGCAATTAAAAAATGATGTTTTAACGCCTGTTCAAAACGGACAAAAGTTTGCAGGAATGAAGATTCGGAAAGCTTTTGAAACTAAAAATGGTTTGATGCTTCTGACACAAAAAAACGGACTTTTTATTTATAAAAATGATGAGATTAAGCCTTTTGTAACCGAAGCCGATTATCTGCTGAAACAAAATCAAATTACGACAGCAATTTTATTTTCTGATGGATATTTAGGGATCGGAACGCGCCAAACCGGCTTGATAGTTATAGATAGTATTGGAAATCTGATTCAGCATATCAACAAACAAATGGGTTTGCAAAACGAATATGTAACGAATCTTAAAACAGATAAAGAAGGCAATTTGTGGGTAACTTTAAAAGAAGGCATTTCGCTGATTCAGATTTCTTCGCCTTTATCGAGAATATTGGATACCTCAAATTCTGAAACTAAAATATATTGCAGTCAGATTTATCAGAATAAATTATATATCGCTACAGATAATGGTTTATTTTGGATGGATTGGGAGGCTTATAAAAACGGAAAACGAGAAAATGCGCACTTTCAGCATATTTCAGGAATGACTGAAAATGTGTGGAATGTGGGTGTTTTTGGGAAATCGCTTTTGGCTTTTGAGAAAAACGGAATCTACGAAATAAAAGGAAACTCAGCTCAATTATTAGCAAAAATAGATGGCGCGTGGCAAGGAATAAATATTCCAAACCATCCTGATTTATTGTTGGTTGGCGGTTATAACGGAATGCATTTGCTAAAAAGAATAAATGATTCCTGGGCTTATCAGCATAAAATTAAAGGTTTTGAGGAAAGCAGCAGAATATTGGTAACAGATAACGACGATATTTGGCTTGCGCACGGTTATAAAGGAATTTATAAAATAAGATTCAATAAAACATTTGATGCCGTTTCAAATCTTCAGTTTTATAATAAAGACAGCGGTTTTCCGTCGAGTTTGTTTTTGAATACCTTCAAAATAAACAATGAAATTCTTTTTGGAACTACAAAAGGCGTTTACAAACAAGATCAAACTTCGAAAAAAATGATTCCCGAAGCAGTTTTTAAAAAATACCTCGGACTGGAAAATCACATTCGTTTGCTTAAAGCCGATAATCAAAACAATATCTGGTACGTTTCAGGAGAAAACACCGGAAAAATGACGCGACAGGCAAACGGAAATTTTACTGTCGAAGAATTACCTTTTAGAAAACTGCGCTATTTATATGTTCCGGGTTTCGAAAATATTCAAACCACGACAAGCGGAGATGTATTTTTTGGCACACAAGACGGTTTGATTCATTATAATGTAACAAAAAATAAAAGTTACCAATCTAAATATAAAGCTGTTATTTCTGAAGTAAAATGTATTTTGCCAAAAGACAGTTTGTTGTTTTCCAGCCGATATGATGTACTTCCGACTACTATAAAATTAGATAAAGAGGAACTTTTTCCGGTTTTATCGTATGCTAATAATGCACTGCATTTTTCGTTTGCTTCACTTTGTTATGACGAAGCCGATGCTACAAAATACGAATATTGGCTCGAAGGTTTTGAAGAAAAATGGTCAGATTGGGGTTTGCAAACTGAAAAAGAATATACCAATTTGCCTGGAAACGAATATATTTTTCACGTAAGGGCAAAAAATATTTATGATGTAGTAAGTCAGGAAGCTGTTTTTAAATTTGAGATTTCACCGCCGTGGTACAAAACGAGCTGGGCTTATATTTTGTATTTATTGCTTTTTGGTGTTTTGATTTACGCGATTATCAAATATCAAAAAAATCTTGCTGAACGCGATCGCGAGCAGTTAATCCTTAATCAGGAAAAAGAGCTGTTGCGTAATCGTGCTGAATTAAACGAGCAGAAATTGGCATTAGAACAGGAAAATATGACAATTATGCGGGAAAATCTCGAAGCCACTATTAATCTTAAAAACGCAAAAGTAGCTTCGAATACCGTCAATCTTATTCATTTAAATGAAATTTTGCTTTCTATAAAAGAACTTATCGGGCAAATAGATAAAAAGAATGATACCAATGTAAACTTTAGTTTATTGACCAAAATAAACCGAATAATCGATCATGAATTGCAGGGAGATCAGCATTGGAACGAGTTTGAAGAAATCTTCAATCAGCTTCATGATAATTTTATGCAGCGTTTAAAAACAAGTTTTCCGGAACTGACTCCGCGAGATATGCGTTTGTGTGCTTATTTGCGAATGAATTTTAATACTAAAGAAATTGCGCCGCTTTTAGGAATTTCAGTAAGAGGTGTTGAAGACACGAGATATCGTATTCGCAAGAAATTGCAGCTTCCGTCAGATGCGAATATTACGGAGTTTATTTTGAATTTTTAA